One part of the Glycine soja cultivar W05 chromosome 11, ASM419377v2, whole genome shotgun sequence genome encodes these proteins:
- the LOC114377399 gene encoding calcium uniporter protein 6, mitochondrial-like, giving the protein MWGRWWWRAGGGFLRQRVSSIGSVSHGYGEKLHPLDPPLLGLRGVVEVMCGGRRTPLSVVLNQIKRGVSTSTGNGGVSNGNNGTTEDSISFSEAKKLMRLVNVESLKMKLGMEGKEVICYSELLEACESVGIARSPEEAAAFARVLDEAGVVLLFRDKVYLHPDKVVDLVRRAVPLVLTADNDPMREELKKLQDKKEEIDVLAHTQARRILWSGLGFGVITVGFFFRLTFWEFSWDVMEPIAFFTTTTGLVIGYAYFLFTSRDPTYQDFMKRLFLSRQRKLFKRQNFDIERFKELQCKCKTPLHASTVLKNRIGVELDLEDALHRDH; this is encoded by the exons ATGTGGGGTAGGTGGTGGTGGCGTGCTGGTGGCGGTTTTCTGAGGCAAAGGGTATCTTCAATTGGTAGTGTTAGCCATGGTTATGGGGAAAAGCTTCATCCTTTGGACCCTCCTTTGTTGGGTTTGAGGGGCGTTGTTGAAGTGATGTGTGGTGGAAGAAGGACACCTTTATCTGTTGTGTTGAACCAAATCAAGAGGGGTGTATCAACTTCCACTGGGAATGGTGGTGTCAGCAATGGCAATAATGGAACAACAGAAGATTCTATATCATTCTCTGAAGCCAAGAAGCTTATGAGGTTGGTGAATgtggagtcattgaagatgaAGCTTGGTATGGAAGGGAAGGAAGTCATTTGCTATTCTGAGCTTCTTGAGGCCTGTGAGAGTGTGGGGATTGCAAGGAGTCCTGAGGAGGCTGCAGCATTTGCCAGGGTTCTTGATGAGGCTGGGGTTGTTCTCCTCTTCCGGGACAAAGTGTATTTGCATCCTGATAAG GTGGTGGATCTGGTTCGAAGAGCTGTTCCACTGGTGCTGACTGCTGACAACGATCCTATGAGGGAGGAGTTGAAGAAACTGCAGGACAAGAAGGAGGAAATTGATGTGTTGGCACATACGCAGGCGCGGCGCATCCTCTGGTCTGGACTAGGATTTGGTGTAATCACTGTCGGCTTCTTCTTCCGGCTAACATTCTGGGAATTTTCATGGGATGTAATGGAACCGATTGCGTTTTTTACCACAACCACTGGGTTGGTCATAGGCTACGCCTACTTCTTATTCACTTCAAGAGACCCTACATACCAAGACTTCATGAAGAGGCTCTTTCTTTCAAGGCAGAGGAAGCTTTTCAAGAGGCAAAATTTTGACATTGAGAGATTCAAGGAGCTCCAGTGCAAGTGCAAAACACCCTTACATGCTAGTACCGTTTTAAAAAATCGCATAGGGGTGGAACTGGATCTTGAAGATGCTTTACATAGAGATCATTAA
- the LOC114374277 gene encoding transmembrane protein 56-B-like, giving the protein MGFAFSFGSLAGLVSSSDFATPNKEIQWLGSVFTGIIFCVIVYRLTAILSSLLFKGYDKLSSAQKIEWNNRGFSTFHALFASFMSFYLLVLSDIFNKDSHEELIINRSSTFSNLVLGISIGYFLADLAMILWHFPALGGLEYVLHHGLSMFSIIQSLLSGQGLIYILMVLFSESTTPFVNLRWHLDIAGLKSSKLYVWNGIALFFGWLIARIFLFMFFFIHMWTHFDEVKEIFPLGFYSLLVVPPMLAMMNLFWFWKIAKGLVKTISKAKHSK; this is encoded by the exons ATGGGATTTGCTTTCTCTTTTGGTTCCTTGGCTGGTTTGGTTTCCTCTTCTGACTTTGCTACCCCAAATAAAGAAATTCAATGGCTGGGGTCTGTCTTCACTGGCATCATCTTCTGTGTTATT GTTTATAGATTGACTGCTATTTTGAGTTCTCTGTTGTTCAAGGGATATGACAAATTGAGTAGTGCACAGAAAATTGAATGGAATAACCG GGGATTCTCAACATTTCATGCTCTGTTTGCATCGTTTATGTCATTTTACCTCTTGGTGTTATCAGATATTTTCAACAAGGATTCACATGAAGAACTCATTATTAATAGATCATCCACTTTCTCAAATTTGGTACTGGGG ATTTCTATAGGTTATTTTCTAGCAGATCTGGCAATGATTCTTTGGCATTTTCCAGCTTTAGGAGGTCTGGAATAC GTTTTACACCATGGGCTGTCCATGTTTTCTATTATCCAATCTTTGCTAAGTGGCCAAGGACTGATCTACATACTAATGGTTCTTTTCTCTGAGAGCACAACTCCTTTTGTAAATCTAAGATG GCACTTGGATATTGCTGGTCTTAAGAGCTCCAAACTTTACGTCTGGAATGGCATTGCTTTGTTCTTCGGGTGGTTG ATTGCAAGGATTTTCCTATTCATGTTCTTTTTTATCCACATGTGGACCCATTTTGACGAG GTTAAGGAGATCTTCCCATTGGGTTTTTACAGCTTGCTTGTGGTGCCTCCAATGTTGGCAATGATGAATTTGTTTTGGTTCTGGAAAATTGCCAAGGGTTTGGTTAAAACTATATCAAAAGCAAAACATAGCAAATGA